A window of Fictibacillus halophilus contains these coding sequences:
- a CDS encoding collagen-like triple helix repeat-containing protein, with product MTSKKRKNGGSGKSKVFSDELTQPLNGLTDNYVINGGGAPFIQEGKLIDRPIKAEIGSLFLDINTKTFYRYTGLFWEALIPTSLSKQIKEIQESKLDESNDFCANYFPIIGPTGPTGPPGPSGGPTGPTGPTGPTGPTGPQGIQGTQGPVGATGPIGQQGPTGSIGLTGPTGPQGAIGPQGLQGPTGDLGPTGDLGPTGPQGFQGPTGDLGPTGDPGPTGPQGLQGPTGDLGPTGHVGPTGPLGPTGPLGAQGPTGQQGPQGDQGLIGPQGQQGPIGAQGIAGPTGPTGESGPQGATGPQGATGALGPTGATGAPGIGITGPTGPAGTDGTQGGTGETGPTGPTGPAGGPTGPTGPTGPSGGPPGPTGEIGPTGPTGPTGEGVTGPTGPQGIAGIQGATGPQGATGAQGPTGAEGPQGATGALGPQGATGVTGPTGVIGPTGLTGPTGDIGPTGPIGQQGPTGPQGPTGPQGALGPTGDRGPTGDLGPTGPQGAQGPTGDLGPTGDLGPTGPQGAQGPTGDRGPTGDLGPTGPTGPTGPQGAQGPIGQQGATGPTGTQGSTGPTGPTGALGATGPTGPTGATGATGPAATGSTKPITFTGANNGFQRLAGSPGALSQAIPYVTGGSGSVVSFSAALNSNNIPVGTYIYEICFDVINNAVVPAAGNIISRITLNITAVTSGTLIFSIRPTDVGAQPIFVSNGSPYVVGPGSVSWTTIIAGNVVSRTDAISLYANPIAANSAAYTVFLNTGI from the coding sequence ATGACATCGAAGAAGCGTAAGAATGGGGGTTCTGGTAAGAGTAAGGTTTTCTCAGATGAATTAACCCAACCATTAAATGGTCTTACCGATAATTATGTTATTAACGGGGGAGGAGCACCCTTTATACAGGAAGGTAAGTTAATTGATCGGCCGATTAAAGCAGAAATAGGAAGTTTGTTTCTAGATATAAACACGAAAACTTTTTATCGGTATACCGGTCTGTTTTGGGAAGCGCTTATCCCTACAAGTCTTTCTAAGCAGATTAAAGAGATTCAGGAATCAAAGTTAGACGAATCAAATGATTTCTGTGCCAATTACTTTCCTATAATAGGTCCAACGGGTCCGACTGGCCCACCAGGACCTTCAGGAGGTCCGACGGGTCCGACTGGTCCAACAGGCCCAACAGGACCGACAGGACCACAAGGAATACAGGGAACACAGGGACCGGTAGGGGCTACAGGTCCAATCGGGCAACAAGGACCAACAGGTTCAATCGGATTAACAGGGCCAACAGGTCCTCAAGGTGCTATTGGTCCACAAGGATTACAAGGCCCTACCGGTGACCTTGGTCCAACTGGAGATCTTGGTCCAACAGGTCCTCAAGGTTTTCAAGGTCCGACTGGAGACCTCGGCCCTACCGGAGACCCAGGTCCTACCGGTCCACAAGGATTACAAGGCCCAACCGGAGACCTGGGTCCAACTGGACATGTTGGACCCACTGGCCCTCTTGGTCCAACGGGGCCTTTAGGTGCACAGGGTCCAACCGGCCAACAAGGACCTCAAGGAGATCAGGGGCTTATTGGTCCTCAAGGACAACAAGGTCCAATTGGAGCGCAAGGTATAGCAGGTCCAACAGGTCCAACCGGTGAATCAGGACCGCAAGGAGCGACGGGACCCCAGGGAGCAACAGGTGCTCTCGGTCCAACGGGAGCCACGGGTGCACCTGGAATTGGAATAACCGGCCCAACAGGTCCTGCAGGAACCGATGGCACACAAGGAGGTACGGGTGAAACCGGACCGACTGGTCCAACGGGACCAGCAGGAGGTCCAACAGGTCCAACGGGTCCAACAGGTCCGTCGGGAGGTCCACCTGGCCCAACGGGAGAAATTGGTCCGACCGGTCCAACCGGTCCAACAGGTGAAGGTGTAACAGGGCCAACTGGTCCACAAGGAATAGCTGGTATTCAAGGAGCGACCGGCCCACAAGGAGCAACTGGTGCACAAGGTCCAACAGGCGCTGAAGGTCCACAGGGTGCAACGGGTGCACTTGGTCCCCAAGGAGCGACTGGAGTTACCGGCCCAACAGGCGTGATAGGACCGACCGGTTTAACCGGTCCAACGGGTGATATAGGTCCAACAGGTCCGATTGGTCAGCAGGGTCCGACCGGTCCTCAAGGACCAACCGGTCCCCAAGGAGCGCTAGGTCCAACGGGAGACCGAGGTCCAACCGGAGATCTGGGACCAACCGGTCCCCAAGGAGCCCAAGGTCCAACTGGAGACCTGGGACCAACCGGAGATCTGGGACCAACCGGCCCCCAAGGAGCTCAAGGTCCAACAGGGGACCGAGGTCCAACGGGGGATTTGGGTCCAACAGGTCCAACCGGTCCGACGGGTCCCCAAGGAGCTCAAGGCCCAATCGGTCAACAAGGTGCGACGGGTCCTACAGGAACTCAAGGTTCAACAGGTCCAACGGGACCTACTGGTGCACTTGGGGCTACCGGTCCAACAGGACCTACAGGAGCGACTGGTGCCACAGGGCCAGCGGCGACTGGTTCAACCAAACCCATCACGTTCACGGGAGCTAATAATGGATTTCAGCGTCTAGCGGGTTCTCCGGGAGCCTTGTCACAAGCAATTCCGTATGTCACAGGAGGATCAGGCTCTGTTGTAAGTTTTTCAGCTGCACTTAACTCGAATAATATACCTGTTGGAACATACATCTATGAAATCTGTTTTGATGTCATAAATAACGCGGTTGTTCCTGCTGCGGGAAATATAATTTCAAGGATCACTTTGAATATAACTGCAGTGACTTCAGGAACACTTATCTTCTCAATACGTCCAACAGATGTAGGGGCACAACCTATTTTTGTTTCGAATGGAAGTCCTTACGTAGTGGGTCCTGGTTCAGTTAGCTGGACGACTATCATAGCGGGGAATGTTGTGTCGAGAACAGATGCTATCTCTTTATACGCAAACCCTATAGCCGCAAATAGCGCTGCTTACACAGTATTCTTAAACACTGGAATTTAG
- a CDS encoding FkbM family methyltransferase, with protein sequence MRIVHVAPDFYPVPPLNYGGIERMIHALVEESVRQGHDVYLYAREGSQTSAQLIPYHHEAGRPEHIAVYVKETLPDEVDVIHDHTHLSVIGRLKLSVPTVCTIHDSLNNEIEHPIYLSKRALEHVGKGYGYFVYNGIDLNEYPFQPIKEDYLLFLGVISAHKGIHHALDIAERTKRRMKIAGPVFNSEYFQTEIEPRIKKLSNVEYVGEVGGEYRLKLLKEAACLVFPTSWEEPFGLVMVEAMACGTPVVALDNGAVSEVLKSFPSQVCQTTDEMIKSLEALQSEPNRLRDYVSDHFTVEHMTEGYLAVYQKVIHKSQERNREKDIVEHLLPAANYFKKTKEFEQAIDLYEKLLNSVEVEDDIKIFICNEVADIYHQLSNDEKEREYCYRSFQYDKPRAEICCRLGYRFLQQNQLEQAVFWYTKATELDKPLEVGMLYYDSCWTWLPHIQLCVCYYQLKNYEKSYDHNEEARKLHPSYEHLDNNKKMLEDKMHNQTTSASQIVTLLNGEGHPFRMDLKIPGFIEETIIKQGNWEPYLVKKLGTFLREGGVFLDIGANIGYHALHAASLYSNVECICFEPHQKIYKQLVRNNELNRFQNLKAHSLAVGDVDGRINFYMQNDSNYNRGMSAVEYYDGIGSDFTEVEVDTITLDTFLSRDIKEEVRLIKIDTQGYELQVIQGALHLIEHAKPVITIEHHNNAKNSIINIKELLPNYKIYRINFWTGKVGPLEVDDSEGFMDDYVFVPKQLVDVFEKN encoded by the coding sequence ATGAGAATCGTGCATGTTGCGCCTGACTTTTATCCTGTACCGCCGCTAAACTATGGAGGAATCGAACGGATGATTCATGCCCTTGTCGAAGAAAGTGTAAGACAAGGCCATGACGTTTATTTGTATGCAAGAGAAGGTAGCCAGACAAGTGCTCAGTTAATTCCCTATCATCATGAAGCGGGAAGACCTGAACATATTGCGGTTTATGTAAAGGAAACTTTGCCTGACGAAGTGGATGTCATTCATGATCACACACACCTTTCAGTGATCGGGAGGTTGAAACTGTCAGTACCAACTGTCTGCACCATCCATGATAGCTTGAACAATGAAATTGAACATCCTATATATCTCAGTAAACGAGCGCTTGAACATGTGGGAAAAGGCTATGGGTATTTTGTTTATAACGGAATTGATTTAAATGAGTATCCTTTTCAGCCGATAAAGGAAGACTATTTACTTTTTCTAGGCGTTATAAGTGCTCATAAAGGTATTCATCATGCTCTAGACATAGCTGAGCGTACAAAAAGGCGTATGAAGATAGCAGGACCTGTATTCAATTCCGAATATTTTCAAACAGAGATCGAACCTCGAATTAAGAAACTAAGCAATGTGGAATATGTAGGAGAAGTTGGGGGAGAGTATCGTCTTAAACTATTAAAAGAAGCAGCTTGTCTTGTCTTTCCTACGTCATGGGAAGAACCGTTTGGACTTGTGATGGTAGAAGCGATGGCATGTGGTACTCCTGTTGTGGCTCTTGATAACGGTGCTGTTTCTGAAGTGTTAAAATCTTTTCCTTCTCAGGTTTGTCAGACTACCGATGAAATGATTAAGAGTTTAGAAGCGTTACAATCTGAGCCAAATCGATTGAGAGACTATGTTTCGGATCATTTTACAGTTGAACATATGACAGAGGGATATCTAGCTGTCTATCAAAAAGTCATTCATAAATCTCAAGAACGAAATAGAGAAAAGGATATAGTTGAACACCTCCTTCCAGCTGCAAACTATTTCAAAAAGACGAAAGAATTTGAGCAAGCTATAGATCTCTATGAAAAACTACTGAACTCAGTTGAAGTGGAGGACGACATAAAGATTTTCATCTGTAATGAAGTGGCAGATATCTATCACCAACTCTCAAATGATGAGAAAGAAAGAGAATATTGTTACCGATCATTTCAATATGACAAGCCTCGAGCTGAGATCTGTTGTCGACTTGGTTATCGGTTCTTACAACAGAACCAGTTAGAACAAGCGGTCTTTTGGTATACAAAAGCAACCGAACTTGATAAGCCACTAGAGGTAGGAATGCTTTATTACGATTCTTGTTGGACATGGCTGCCACACATTCAACTTTGTGTTTGTTATTATCAATTAAAAAACTATGAAAAGTCTTATGATCATAATGAAGAAGCAAGGAAGCTCCACCCAAGCTACGAACATCTAGATAATAATAAGAAAATGCTGGAAGACAAGATGCACAATCAGACTACGAGTGCATCCCAAATCGTTACACTGTTAAACGGGGAAGGTCATCCGTTTAGGATGGACCTAAAGATTCCCGGATTTATTGAAGAGACAATTATAAAACAAGGAAACTGGGAGCCGTATCTTGTAAAGAAGCTCGGGACATTCTTAAGAGAGGGTGGGGTCTTTTTAGATATAGGGGCGAATATTGGGTACCATGCATTACACGCTGCAAGTCTTTACTCGAACGTAGAATGTATATGTTTTGAACCTCATCAGAAAATATACAAACAACTGGTCAGAAACAATGAGTTGAACAGATTCCAAAATCTAAAGGCACACTCACTCGCTGTTGGAGATGTTGATGGTAGGATCAATTTCTATATGCAAAACGATTCGAATTACAATCGTGGAATGTCGGCTGTTGAATATTATGATGGGATTGGTTCTGATTTTACTGAGGTGGAAGTGGATACAATAACACTTGATACATTTTTATCACGTGATATAAAAGAAGAAGTCCGTTTGATAAAGATTGATACACAAGGTTACGAACTTCAGGTCATCCAAGGAGCACTTCATCTGATCGAACACGCTAAACCTGTAATCACAATAGAACATCACAATAATGCAAAGAACAGCATAATAAACATTAAGGAACTTCTTCCAAACTATAAAATATATAGAATCAATTTTTGGACGGGAAAAGTTGGACCGCTAGAAGTGGATGACTCTGAAGGTTTTATGGATGATTACGTCTTTGTTCCTAAACAACTCGTAGATGTATTTGAAAAGAATTAA
- a CDS encoding SMI1/KNR4 family protein, which yields MNNLFNSLEIILHDDLYKRTDKNQVQDSLVRLESNPSNTFKWFYNRYEGPFWEESVAFELLDITEIESHTRSARVEHNFTKQYLVLSEMSANAVLVLDTLTDHVFTVDFEGGDEKLLRGELDPTWLTFYEFLNAYFDI from the coding sequence GTGAATAATCTATTCAATTCATTAGAGATAATCCTTCATGATGATCTCTATAAACGCACTGATAAAAATCAAGTGCAAGATAGTTTAGTAAGGTTAGAATCAAATCCCTCAAATACGTTCAAATGGTTTTATAACAGGTATGAAGGACCTTTTTGGGAAGAGAGTGTAGCCTTTGAACTTCTTGATATAACAGAAATTGAGTCCCACACTCGAAGTGCTCGAGTTGAACACAATTTTACGAAACAATATTTGGTTCTAAGTGAAATGAGTGCAAACGCTGTACTCGTTCTTGACACGTTAACTGATCATGTTTTTACAGTTGATTTTGAGGGTGGGGATGAAAAGCTGTTACGTGGAGAATTAGATCCTACATGGTTAACTTTTTATGAATTCTTAAATGCATACTTTGATATTTAA
- a CDS encoding tetratricopeptide repeat-containing glycosyltransferase family 2 protein encodes MCSISLCMIVKNEESTLGKCLESISSVVDEIIIVDTGSTDHTKKIARSFTSLVYDFHWIYDFSAARNFAFAQATKDYILWFDADDLLLKEDQAKLVSLKKELVDSIDSVTMLYNYAFDEFGNVTTSLRRNRLVKRSKNFQWVGPVHEYLNVSGNIKHSDIVVTHTRTHGHSGRNLAIFENRVTRGETFSPRDLYYYGNELMDNQQYEKASIIYEKFIKEKNGWSEDIISACYRLSGIYMMTDKFDDAFRVAMKSFDYDPPRAELCCRLGSLFLKQQKYDQARFWFKQAIELKKPEDHLGFIQEAYWSWFPHLQLCICYYHLGEFEKSYEHNEQARKHRPSDEHVLHNKKLLEEKHKIEVKI; translated from the coding sequence ATGTGTAGCATCAGTCTTTGTATGATTGTAAAAAACGAAGAAAGCACACTTGGAAAATGCTTAGAATCAATCTCTTCAGTGGTAGATGAGATCATCATCGTAGATACGGGCTCAACAGATCATACGAAGAAGATTGCGAGATCTTTTACTTCTCTTGTTTATGATTTCCACTGGATCTATGATTTTTCAGCAGCTCGTAATTTCGCTTTCGCTCAAGCGACAAAGGACTACATCCTTTGGTTTGATGCGGATGATCTTCTGTTAAAAGAAGATCAAGCAAAACTAGTAAGTTTAAAGAAAGAGTTAGTAGATTCGATCGATTCTGTAACGATGTTATATAACTACGCGTTTGATGAATTTGGAAACGTGACAACGAGTCTTAGACGAAATCGGCTCGTCAAACGAAGTAAAAATTTTCAATGGGTCGGTCCCGTTCATGAATATTTGAATGTGAGTGGTAACATCAAGCATTCAGATATTGTGGTCACACATACGAGAACACATGGCCACTCTGGACGTAATCTAGCTATCTTTGAGAATAGAGTTACACGAGGAGAGACTTTCTCTCCTCGTGATTTATACTACTATGGAAACGAATTGATGGACAATCAACAGTACGAGAAAGCTTCAATCATCTATGAAAAATTTATAAAAGAAAAAAACGGATGGAGTGAAGATATTATCTCGGCTTGTTACCGCTTGAGCGGAATTTATATGATGACGGACAAGTTTGATGATGCATTTCGAGTGGCCATGAAATCATTCGATTATGATCCACCAAGAGCGGAGTTGTGCTGTCGCCTCGGTTCATTATTTTTAAAACAGCAAAAATATGACCAAGCCCGATTTTGGTTTAAGCAAGCGATTGAACTAAAAAAGCCTGAAGACCATTTGGGTTTTATACAAGAAGCCTACTGGTCATGGTTTCCTCACCTGCAACTATGTATTTGTTACTATCATCTTGGAGAGTTTGAGAAGTCTTATGAACATAACGAACAAGCACGTAAACATCGTCCTAGTGATGAACATGTCCTTCACAATAAAAAATTGCTCGAAGAGAAGCACAAGATTGAGGTGAAGATATGA
- a CDS encoding alpha/beta fold hydrolase: MNDNTKVLSDGRRLGYSVFGDPEGIPLFLFHGTPGSRVWFTEDDPIAKELGIYLIATDRPGYGLSDKKHKLKLLDYAQDIEELAEHLQLEKFSVLGVSGGGAFAAAVTYALPKMVDTCILVCTATPFVNGKPPKTMSKENCLAFYLTNHFPWLLKLIEKSKKKLIDQKPDLYIENLKKGGSYLSEWDNKMLQNGDVLENGVLHSKEAYRQGVDGVMEESKLLTKDWGFKAEALTTPVIVWHGEKDTFSPIIEVKNMANKIPHVQTHYLEEAGHFLTESEEVWKSILVKFKEIQSNSYYT; this comes from the coding sequence ATGAATGATAACACCAAGGTTTTATCTGACGGAAGAAGGTTAGGTTATTCCGTATTTGGAGATCCAGAAGGAATTCCATTATTCTTATTTCACGGAACACCAGGTTCAAGAGTGTGGTTTACAGAAGATGATCCAATCGCAAAAGAATTAGGCATTTATTTGATTGCTACTGATCGTCCTGGCTACGGTTTATCGGATAAGAAACATAAGCTCAAACTACTTGATTATGCTCAAGATATTGAAGAACTTGCAGAACATTTACAGTTAGAAAAGTTTTCCGTGTTAGGTGTATCGGGAGGTGGAGCATTCGCTGCAGCTGTTACGTATGCTCTCCCAAAAATGGTCGACACCTGTATTTTAGTTTGTACGGCTACACCGTTTGTAAATGGTAAACCTCCTAAAACCATGTCAAAAGAGAATTGTTTGGCTTTTTATCTTACAAATCACTTTCCGTGGTTGCTTAAGTTGATAGAGAAGTCCAAGAAAAAATTAATTGATCAGAAACCTGATTTATACATAGAAAATCTAAAAAAAGGTGGTTCTTATCTCTCAGAATGGGACAACAAAATGCTTCAAAATGGAGACGTTCTTGAAAATGGCGTGCTGCATTCTAAAGAAGCATACCGACAAGGAGTAGATGGAGTGATGGAAGAAAGCAAATTATTAACAAAAGATTGGGGGTTCAAAGCAGAGGCGCTAACAACACCTGTAATCGTTTGGCATGGCGAGAAAGATACTTTTTCACCTATCATTGAAGTGAAAAACATGGCTAATAAAATCCCTCATGTACAAACCCACTATCTAGAAGAAGCTGGACATTTCTTAACAGAAAGCGAAGAGGTATGGAAGTCCATATTAGTGAAATTTAAAGAAATACAATCGAATTCGTATTATACATAA
- a CDS encoding type II CAAX endopeptidase family protein, producing MLSLFLLYRTNLKYRSTLSLFIFFLLGLILYILGMDLIAEWGLSIETKIILNRILLLFIILGAVISVKLFKQRVNFFTKMPDWNGEIVFPHHTIKTLTFLMFGLLGSTTILLPLLFIENTSFTRSLLVFALIFSLFNAVLEELLWRGILLSFLREYTSTFYAFLITSVGFGLLHLSIGIPLIMSILFSFGGLFYAFVVLKTNSIYPAIVFHFVINIGMVLNGWIM from the coding sequence GTGTTATCGTTGTTCCTGCTTTATAGAACAAACTTAAAATATCGATCGACCCTATCCCTGTTCATCTTCTTTTTGTTAGGGTTGATTTTGTATATTTTAGGAATGGACTTAATTGCCGAGTGGGGACTTTCCATAGAAACAAAGATTATCTTAAACAGAATTTTACTTTTATTTATCATCCTAGGAGCTGTTATCTCTGTAAAACTTTTTAAACAAAGAGTGAATTTCTTTACTAAGATGCCAGACTGGAACGGTGAGATCGTATTTCCTCATCATACGATAAAAACACTAACCTTTTTGATGTTTGGTTTGCTCGGATCGACGACAATCCTTTTGCCACTCCTATTCATAGAGAATACAAGCTTTACAAGATCATTACTGGTATTTGCATTGATCTTTTCACTGTTCAATGCTGTTCTGGAGGAGTTACTTTGGAGAGGGATATTGTTATCTTTTCTAAGAGAGTACACCTCTACCTTTTATGCTTTTCTCATTACTAGCGTTGGGTTCGGTCTGTTACATCTATCCATCGGAATTCCTCTCATCATGAGTATTCTGTTTTCGTTTGGAGGACTATTTTATGCTTTTGTGGTGTTAAAGACGAATAGTATATACCCTGCTATCGTGTTTCATTTTGTCATAAACATAGGGATGGTTCTTAACGGTTGGATCATGTAA
- the fabF gene encoding beta-ketoacyl-ACP synthase II: MRRVVVTGMGAITPLGNSVEESWTKLIHGESGIGLLTRFDSTHFSAKTAAEVKDFCLSNYIQVNERHRMDRFTEYAVASSIMAIQDANVIPGKTVHEERVGVSFGTAIGGIESFENTYKDLQNGGYQNLYPFSTTTVISNMAASQVAIAIGAKGVNTCVVLSCASGSNAIGDAYRAIQRGDAEVIVAGGSEASLTPLGIGAFCAMGAISTNPDPKSACRPFDKNRDGLVMGEGAGAIVLESLDTALSRKAKIYGEIVGYSTVSDAYHITSPAPGGEGAVRAMTGALSESRLALEDIDYINAHGTSTTYNDRFETEAIKSFLKKRAYDVPISSTKSMTGHMMGAAGAVEAIFTLLAIKTGIIPPTVNLHTRDEVCDLDYVPNEARKTTIKAALSNALGFGGHNTALLFQKYEARL, translated from the coding sequence ATGCGAAGAGTTGTAGTGACAGGTATGGGCGCTATTACACCCCTTGGTAATTCGGTTGAAGAAAGTTGGACGAAATTAATTCATGGTGAGTCTGGGATTGGTTTACTTACTCGTTTTGACTCAACTCATTTTTCTGCAAAAACGGCTGCTGAAGTTAAAGATTTTTGTCTTTCTAACTATATTCAGGTAAACGAGAGACATCGTATGGATCGGTTCACTGAATACGCCGTCGCTTCTTCTATAATGGCCATTCAGGATGCAAACGTGATCCCCGGTAAAACCGTCCATGAAGAACGCGTCGGCGTATCATTCGGAACAGCAATTGGGGGTATTGAAAGTTTTGAAAATACATATAAAGACCTGCAGAACGGTGGGTATCAAAATCTCTATCCCTTTTCTACAACAACGGTTATTTCAAATATGGCAGCGAGCCAAGTCGCGATTGCCATTGGAGCTAAAGGCGTAAATACGTGTGTCGTATTATCCTGTGCTTCCGGTTCAAATGCAATAGGAGATGCCTATCGAGCCATTCAGCGAGGTGATGCAGAAGTGATAGTGGCTGGAGGTTCTGAAGCTTCACTGACTCCTCTTGGAATCGGGGCTTTCTGTGCCATGGGAGCCATATCCACTAATCCTGATCCTAAAAGTGCTTGTAGACCTTTTGATAAGAATAGAGACGGCTTAGTCATGGGAGAAGGTGCAGGTGCAATCGTGCTAGAATCCCTTGATACTGCATTGAGTCGAAAAGCAAAGATTTATGGCGAGATCGTAGGTTATTCAACTGTTTCAGACGCTTATCATATTACGAGCCCCGCTCCAGGCGGTGAAGGAGCGGTTCGAGCGATGACAGGCGCATTATCAGAATCTCGCTTAGCGCTTGAAGACATTGATTATATTAACGCACACGGAACGAGCACCACCTATAATGATAGATTCGAAACAGAAGCCATCAAAAGCTTCTTAAAGAAAAGAGCTTACGACGTTCCGATCAGTTCCACTAAATCTATGACCGGTCACATGATGGGTGCTGCGGGTGCAGTTGAAGCCATTTTTACTCTTCTTGCTATTAAGACGGGAATCATTCCTCCTACTGTAAACTTACATACGAGAGATGAAGTATGCGATTTGGATTATGTACCAAACGAAGCCCGGAAAACCACTATAAAAGCAGCACTTAGTAACGCACTAGGCTTTGGTGGACACAACACTGCCCTACTTTTTCAAAAGTATGAAGCTCGTTTATAA